The segment TCTCATCACCATCGCGATCCTCGGCGGTGTGAGCCTCGCGGTCCTTCTCGTTCTGCTTGTTTGCCTCTCGCTCATCATGCTTCTTCTGACGCGCGTGATGGGCGTGGATATCACGGCCGCGCCGGAGGACATCTTCGGCTTCCGGTCCTGAAACCCCCGCGGTTCCGGTGGCGCGACGCGACGACGCCATAGCCTGCGCGCGAAAGGCCTTTCCGAATATCCCCGTCGAAATGCGGGCGCGCGTCCTGATCACGCGTGGCCCGCAGGCGATGGTCGCCGACCGCGCGTTTCTTTCCTCGACGGGCATCATCGTCCCGGCGGATGACGGCAACTGGCCGCCCGGCGCGATCGTCGACGTCGATTTCACGCTTCAGGACGAGGCGCACGCCTTCACCGGCGAGGCCAAGGCGATCCGCCGCATCCCGGCCGCGAACGGCGGCCCCGCAGGCATCGAGTTCGAATTCCTGAAACTCGATCACGACAAAAAAACACTGTTCGAGCAACTTCAGGATCTCAACCGGGTGCGCCGTGTGGCGACGCGCAGCGTTTTCGATATCGCGCATTACCTTCGCCATCAGGCGCGCGGCAACCGCGTTCCCGGCCGGGATTTCGGCGAGCCGGGGTCCGGCCACCGCCCGCCCGTGCTTGTCATTCACGGATTTCTCGGCACGCGCGGCGCCATGTTTCTCCTTGAGCAGCGCCTGAAGAGCATCGGGTTTCCGGTCTTTTCCATTCCGCTTGGCATGTTGAACGTGGACGATATCGCGGCCTCCGCGCGCGTCATCGCGGAAAGAATCGAAGCCCTTGCCGCGAAATACGGTTTTGACCGCATCAACATCCTCGGCCATTCGATGGGCGGGCTGATTGCACTTTATTACATCAAGCGGCTCGGAGGCGATCGCCGCGTGCGGCGGCTCGTCTCGATCGGAACGCCGTACCGGGGCGCGTCGATGGCGCTTGGCGCGCTCGTTGCCGCGCCGTGGCTCGCCCTGTTCATGAAAAGCATCACGCAGATCGTGCCGGGCAGCTCGTTTCTCGAAGAGTTGCACGCCGGGCCGCTGCCGAAGGACGTGGAGTTCGTCAGCCTCATCGCGCGCAATGATCAGGTCGTCGACCCGCATAGCTGCGTGCTCCGCGGCGCGCACAATATCGTGCTGGCGACCAACCACGCGGGGCTCGTCGTCGCGCCCAAGACCTTCGCCGCGATCGACCGCGTGTTGCGCGGCGAATGGGCGCCGCCGGTTCAGAACGTCGCGTAGATGGTGCCGATATCCTGATCGCCCGAAAACAGCAGCAAGGCGACAAGCACGCCGAACCACAAGGCGGCGCGGCCGACATCGACAACAAGGGCGCGTGTCTTTGGCGACATGGGCATCATCCCAACCCCAGCATTTTCGTCCACGCGACAAGCGCGTCGTCGAGCGGGCACGCGAAAAGCACCCATCCCCACGCGACGAAGTGGAACGTGACGATCATCGAAACCGCGCGTCGCGCCAGGGACACGGGCGCGGCGGCGGGCTTGCGCCGCGTCAACACGCGGTGCGCGATCATCCCCAGCCCATGATAAGCCCCCCACGCGACAAAATGCGCCTCGCCACCGTGCCAGATGCCGATCAATAGAAAGACGACAAGCACGTTGAAGTACTCGCGCGCGAACGGCACGCGATTGCCGCCGAGAGGAATGTAGACGCACTCGCGCATGACGTGCGTCAGCGAGATGTGCCACCGGCGCCAGAAGTCGCGGATGTTCGACGCGACGTAGGGGGCTTCGAAATTCTCTTCGATGCGCCAACCCAGCAGGCGCGCGGCGCCGATCGCGATGTCGGAGTATCCCGCGAAGT is part of the bacterium genome and harbors:
- a CDS encoding alpha/beta fold hydrolase, with amino-acid sequence MRARVLITRGPQAMVADRAFLSSTGIIVPADDGNWPPGAIVDVDFTLQDEAHAFTGEAKAIRRIPAANGGPAGIEFEFLKLDHDKKTLFEQLQDLNRVRRVATRSVFDIAHYLRHQARGNRVPGRDFGEPGSGHRPPVLVIHGFLGTRGAMFLLEQRLKSIGFPVFSIPLGMLNVDDIAASARVIAERIEALAAKYGFDRINILGHSMGGLIALYYIKRLGGDRRVRRLVSIGTPYRGASMALGALVAAPWLALFMKSITQIVPGSSFLEELHAGPLPKDVEFVSLIARNDQVVDPHSCVLRGAHNIVLATNHAGLVVAPKTFAAIDRVLRGEWAPPVQNVA